The Pyrus communis chromosome 9, drPyrComm1.1, whole genome shotgun sequence genome has a segment encoding these proteins:
- the LOC137744719 gene encoding uncharacterized protein produces the protein MQTDYPRTHQILEHNHQTQIPEEQIESMSPLPSMQANIDDIADEIHDPLIPPENATKEERLGWFRRKLPELDVLNSDNLTKQFHGRVLEFLNNGCSSQFYMIWLSPANSFGKRDFLAMDTLFKSNPQGCLMIISKSMDSGRGYRILKPLLDKGFKILAITPDLPFLVKNTPAESWLEELKSGRKDPGRIPLSQNLANLIRLTMLYKYGGIYLDTDLVILKDFSGLRNAVGAQSVGEDSKQWTRLNGAVMIFDINHPILIDFLEEFATTFNGNKWGHNGPYLVSRVIERVGSTPGYNLTILPPKAFYPVDWNRIHRLFKKPQKRSESRAVEITLNELNDREIYAVHLWNKRSREFAIQEGSVMARLMSEHCVICQDIYTS, from the coding sequence ATGCAAACAGATTACCCAAGAACTCATCAAATTCTTGAACATAATCACCAGACTCAAATTCCTGAAGAGCAAATCGAATCAATGTCACCGCTTCCAAGTATGCAAGCAAATATTGATGACATTGCAGATGAAATTCATGATCCTTTGATTCCTCCAGAAAATGCCACAAAAGAAGAAAGGCTAGGGTGGTTCCGGCGAAAACTACCGGAGCTTGATGTACTCAACTCTGACAACTTGACAAAGCAATTCCATGGTCGAGTGCTCGAATTCCTTAACAATGGATGCAGCTCTCAGTTCTACATGATATGGCTCTCACCGGCAAACTCATTTGGGAAACGAGACTTCTTGGCTATGGACACCCTCTTCAAATCTAACCCTCAAGGCTGCTTGATGATCATATCGAAATCCATGGATTCGGGAAGAGGGTACAGAATCCTGAAGCCATTGCTGGACAAAGGATTCAAAATACTAGCAATCACGCCCGACTTGCCCTTTCTGGTCAAGAACACGCCGGCTGAATCTTGGCTTGAGGAATTGAAGAGCGGGAGGAAGGACCCAGGTCGCATCCCATTATCTCAAAACCTAGCAAATCTTATTAGGCTCACAATGTTGTACAAGTATGGAGGCATATATTTGGACACTGACTTAGTAATATTGAAAGATTTTTCGGGTCTGAGGAATGCAGTTGGAGCCCAAAGTGTAGGTGAGGACTCCAAACAATGGACCAGACTAAATGGTGCAGTGATGATCTTCGACATAAACCATCCGATTCTGATAGACTTTTTAGAAGAATTTGCTACAACTTTTAATGGGAACAAATGGGGTCACAATGGACCTTACTTGGTTTCGAGGGTAATTGAGAGAGTTGGAAGCACACCAGGTTACAACCTTACAATCTTGCCTCCCAAGGCATTTTATCCCGTGGACTGGAATCGGATACACAGGCTTTTCAAGAAGCCCCAGAAGCGATCGGAGTCAAGAGCGGTGGAAATCACACTTAATGAGCTAAATGACAGGGAAATTTATGCAGTGCACCTGTGGAACAAGCGAAGTAGAGAATTCGCCATCCAAGAGGGAAGCGTCATGGCTAGATTAATGTCAGAGCATTGTGTCATTTGCCAGGACATTTATACTTCTTAA